The Oenanthe melanoleuca isolate GR-GAL-2019-014 chromosome 1A, OMel1.0, whole genome shotgun sequence genome contains a region encoding:
- the LOC130262569 gene encoding circumsporozoite protein-like, which yields MPFPGIRSAPGWGEGVGCSERPACSGSFREHPERGRSRGSFQLWGAHPIGSSRGFNPGAGVTEIWDISGTPGGLCPLCWHWGHLDHPVDHSRLIPGRIPGFLPGLIPGLIPRFIPNFIPRFIPGLIPRFPPRAHPEVLPMIHPKVHPWANPKIPLWAHPEVLPKVLPKVHPKVPPWAHPNVPPKVVLKVHPKVHPKVLPKIHPKVHPKVLPKIHPKVHPNVPPKVHPKVPPRANPEVHPKVVLKVHPKVHPKILPKIHPKVHPKVHPNVPLKVHPKVPPRAHPRAHPTAVRFRTAGILCPAPTPDPGSFGMAVSHPLE from the coding sequence ATGCCGTTCCCAGGGATTCGCTCTGCTCCCGGGTGGGGTGAGGGCGTGGGATGCTCAGAACGCCCAGCCTGCTCCGGATCTTTCCGGGAACACCCGGAGCGGGGTCGTTCCAGAGGCTCTTTTCAGCTGTGGGGGGCTCATCCCATTGGATCCAGCCGTGGATTCAATCCTGGCGCTGGTGTCACGGAAATTTGGGATATCTCGGGGACACCAGGGGGTCTCTGTCCCCTGTGTTGGCACTGGGGGCACTTGGATCATCCTGTGGATCATTCCAGGCTTATCCCTGGGCGCATCCCAGGGTTCCTCCCAGGGCTTATCCCAGGGCTAATCCCAAGGTTCATCCCAAACTTCATCCCAAGGTTCATCCCTGGGCTCATCCCAAGGTTTCctcccagggctcatcctgaGGTTCTTCCCATGATTCATCCCAAGGTTCATCCCTGGGCtaatcccaaaattcctctcTGGGCTCACCCCGAGGTTCTTCCCAAGGTTCTTCCCAAGGTTCATCCCAAGGTTCCTCCCTGGGCTCATCCCAATGTTCCTCCCAAGGTTGTTCTCAAGGTCCATCCCAAGGTTCATCCCAAGGTTCTTCCCAAGATCCATCCCAAGGTTCACCCCAAGGTTCTTCCCAAGATCCATCCCAAGGTCCATCCCAACGTTCCACCCAAGGTTCATCCCAAAGTTCCTCCCAGGGCTAATCCAGAGGTTCATCCCAAGGTTGTTCTCAAGGTCCATCCCAAGGTTCATCCCAAGATTCTTCCCAAGATCCATCCCAAGGTCCATCCCAAGGTTCATCCCAACGTTCCTCTCAAGGTTCATCCCAAAGTTCCTCCCAGGGCTCATCCCAGGGCCCATCCCACAGCTGTCAGGTTCAGGACAGCAGGAATTCTGTGTCCTGCTCCCACCCCTGATCCCGGATCCTTCGGGATGGCCGTGTCCCATCCACTGGAGTGA